Proteins found in one Plasmodium gaboni strain SY75 chromosome 13, whole genome shotgun sequence genomic segment:
- a CDS encoding alanine--tRNA ligase → MIVYVLFFWIFLYFCLYLNIKESIILGSCKIILRRPFEEEKKKDIYFFYNSAKYLLKGNRNTFDWFPLYSNKRRRINLFINNDKKKKKINKIKKKSNININSNNNNNYYYYIKKRECGEPFFSFYSYENILTLHNNKILIDKKNNYVLLDLYKNIKKEYKKEKNKKKREYYYNYNKFMYLNSIKGKDIFIKLNKFNNKSYFYKYLQKSNKCIKTYIYCNSYNIHKSNYFLKNFDLKQLFPKNKIKDNFCFSVHLGKDKNIHLDNLKKEYYKSCNTRTNVKGNSSSNNSNSISSSSYYCCVNMDMNDKVNNTNNWNNTKEDKNDNVKNTMCSSNNEGEENKKIYMSSEEVRNNFINYFYKKNHTIIESSSVVPYNDNTLLFTNAGMNQFKKIFLGNADKNSDLGKLKRAVDTQKCIRAGGKHNDLDDVGKDVYHHTFFEMLGNWSFGDYFKEESISFAWDLLINVYKIDPDRLYVTYFGGDENLSSCPADYETKKIWMKYISEDRILPFGLKENFWEMAETGPCGPCSEIHYDRIGNRDASRLVNKDDPSVLEIWNIVFMQYNKDENKNMNKLPFPCIDTGMGLERITSILQNVDSNYDTDLFQPIFKQIKELFPYLPNYQGKINEQDVDKIDTAYRVISDHIRCVTIAISDGCLPSNEGRNYVIRRIIRRAIRFGKQVFNIKSNVLWFYKLVDSVCFILGNTFKDLKNVEKINFIKNTIKQEEMVFNKTLEKGVEQFHKIIKKNTKNNIFSGKDAFDLYTSFGFPIDLIQIMCEEKSFNLNLQEFNDLFKKHQLVSDTNNFKLNKFFDIPVEKSHELKNVHNIKPTLDHFKYDWNNNCANDGDNKNIKFETYLQVIYDGNNFLDNFTLPSNNDKQNCEKQQTVDEKNKKYALILKETNFYYENGGQIYDTGIIQNDNMIFQVLNVQKINEYVLHIGIFLKGYVSKNDKVQTIVDFDRRKLVACNHTATHMLNFMLRKVLTEKYTNIAKSSKNCERNNEKHEMTDNNTDGNNDNNNNNDNNDDNHDGNHDGNKEEKGFSIFTCEQKGSLVDDEKLRFDFSFIENINIDAITKIENEINKLINEELNVTVKTMDLEESKKIKGIRAIFEEDYADKVNVVFINKDVNNILNNMDMDYTYLHSIELCGGTHIGNTKLIKKFIITSEESIGKGIYRITAVTNKKADEIEKTFNDLYDKYKHVLQEPNENKLTDVQNYKRTLKENKFLPYIKKYHILQELEQIEKTIVEKTKNMQKELFNKATNIGKDYALQDKNNTILDIKFFDEIKGNQKVLEKIVQSYSKNNKNLSYFFIIIDENNTYCVLEVKDSLKTKNVQADLFMKEIMKSVLGHSGGSKNKAFGSVEKDKGNVIKELAEQMLKKYQ, encoded by the coding sequence atgattgTTTATGTCCTTTTCTTTTGGATTTTcctttatttttgtttatatttgaatattaAAGAAAGCATTATATTAGGAAGTTGTAAGATTATATTAAGAAGGCCGTTtgaagaagaaaagaagaaagatatatattttttttataattctGCAAAGTATTTATTAAAAGGAAACAGAAATACGTTTGATTGGTTTCCTTTGTATTCTAATAAAAGGAGAAgaataaatttatttattaataatgataaaaaaaaaaaaaaaataaataaaataaaaaaaaaaagtaatatcaatattaatagtaataataataataattattattattatataaaaaaaagagaatGTGGTGAAccatttttttctttttattcctatgaaaatatattaactttacataataataaaatattaatagataaaaaaaataattatgtCTTGTTAgatttatataagaatataaaaaaagagtataaaaaggaaaaaaataaaaaaaaaagggaatattattataattataataagtttatgtatttaaacagtataaaaggaaaagatatttttatcaagttaaataaatttaataataagagctatttttataaatatttacagaaatcaaataaatgtattaaaacatatatatattgtaattcatataatattcataaatctaattattttttaaaaaactTTGATCTTAAACAACTATTTccaaaaaataaaataaaagataacTTTTGTTTTAGTGTCCATTTAGgaaaagataaaaatatccACTTGGATAATTTGAAGAAAGAGTACTATAAAAGTTGTAACACGAGAACAAACGTTAAAGGTAATAGTAGtagtaataatagtaatagtaTTAGTAGTAGTAGTTATTATTGTTGTGTTAATATGGATATGAATGATAAAgtaaataatacaaataattGGAATAACACAAAGgaagataaaaatgataatgtTAAAAATACAATGTGTTCATCAAACAATGAAGgagaagaaaataaaaaaatatatatgagtTCAGAAGAAGTGagaaataattttattaattatttttataaaaaaaatcataCTATTATTGAAAGTTCTTCTGTTGTGCcatataatgataatacattattatttaccAATGCAGGTATGAATCAATTTAAGAAGATATTTTTAGGTAATGCTGATAAGAATAGTGATTTAggaaaattaaaaagagCAGTAGATACACAAAAATGTATAAGAGCAGGTGGAAAACATAACGATTTGGATGATGTAGGAAAAGATGTATATCATCATACATTTTTTGAGATGTTAGGAAATTGGAGTTTTGGTGATTATTTTAAAGAAGAAAGTATATCATTTGCTTGGgatttattaattaatgtttataaaataGATCCTGATAGATTATATGTTACATATTTTGGTGGAGATGAAAATTTATCTAGTTGTCCAGCAGATTatgaaacaaaaaaaatatggatgaaatatattagtGAAGATCGTATATTACCATTTGGgttaaaagaaaatttttgGGAAATGGCAGAAACAGGACCTTGTGGGCCATGTTCAGAAATACATTATGATCGTATAGGTAATAGAGATGCATCTAGATTAGTTAATAAAGATGATCCGAGTGTACTTGAAATATGGAATATTGTTTTTATgcaatataataaagatgaaaataaaaatatgaataagTTACCATTTCCTTGTATCGATACAGGTATGGGTTTAGAACGTATTACTTCAATTTTACAAAATGTAGATAGTAATTATGATACTGATCTTTTTCAACCTATATTTAAACAAattaaagaattatttCCATATTTACCTAATTATCAAGGCAAAATTAATGAACAAGATGTTGATAAAATTGATACTGCTTATAGAGTTATTAGTGATCATATCAGATGTGTTACCATAGCTATTAGTGATGGATGCTTACCAAGTAATGAAGGCAGAAATTATGTTATAAGAAGAATAATTAGAAGAGCTATTAGATTTGGAAAACAagtttttaatattaaaagtaATGTTTTATGGTTTTATAAACTAGTAGATTCAgtttgttttattttaggtaatacatttaaagatttaaaaaatgtagaaaaaattaattttattaaaaatacTATTAAACAAGAAGAAATGGtatttaataaaacattaGAAAAAGGTGTAGAACAatttcataaaattattaagaaaaatacaaaaaataatatattcagTGGAAAAGATGCATttgatttatatacatCTTTTGGGTTCCCAATAGATTTAATACAAATCATGTGTGAAGAAAAATCCTTCAATTTGAATCTTCAAGAATTTAATGATTTGTTTAAAAAACATCAACTTGTATCTGATActaataattttaaattaaacaaattttttgatattCCTGTAGAAAAATCAcatgaattaaaaaatgttcataatattaaacCAACACTTGAtcattttaaatatgaCTGGAATAATAATTGTGCAAATGATGGTgacaataaaaatataaaatttgaAACCTATCTTCAAGTTATTTATGATGGAAATAATTTCTTAGATAATTTTACTTTACCATCTAATAATGACAAACAAAATTGTGAAAAACAACAAACCGTTGAtgaaaaaaacaaaaaatatgcactcatattaaaagaaactaatttttattatgaaaatgGAGGACAAATATACGATACGGGTATTATCCAAAATGACAATATGATATTTCAAGTTTTAAATGttcaaaaaattaatgaatATGTATTACATATAGGTATATTTCTCAAAGGATATGTAAGCAAAAATGATAAGGTTCAAACTATTGTAGATTTTGATAGAAGAAAATTGGTTGCATGTAACCATACTGCAACACATATGCTTAATTTCATGTTGAGAAAAGTATTAACTGAAAAGTATACTAACATTGCAAAATCATCTAAAAATTGTGAACGAAATAATGAGAAGCATGAAATGACTGATAATAACACCGATGGTAAcaatgataataataataataatgataataatgatgataatcATGATGGTAATCATGATGGTAACAAGGAAGAAAAGGgattttctatttttacTTGTGAACAAAAAGGTTCCTTAGTAGATGATGAAAAACTACGTTTCGATTTTTCATTTATCgaaaatattaacataGATGCTATTACCAAAATTGAAAACGAAATTAACAAATTAATTAACGAAGAATTAAATGTTACAGTCAAAACGATGGATTTAGAAGAAAgcaaaaaaattaaaggAATCAGAGCAATTTTTGAAGAAGATTATGCCGATAAAGTTAATGttgtttttattaataaagatgtgaataatatattaaacaaTATGGATATGGATTATACATATCTACATTCAATTGAATTATGTGGTGGTACACATATTGGAAATacaaaattaataaaaaaatttattattacatcTGAAGAAAGTATTGGAAAGGGAATCTATAGAATTACTGCTGTTACGAATAAAAAGGCTGATGAAATTGAAAAAACGTTTAATGActtatatgataaatataaacatgTTCTTCAAGAAccaaatgaaaataaattaacaGATGTACAAAACTATAAGAGAAcattaaaagaaaataaattcttaccatatataaaaaaatatcatattttaCAAGAGTTAGAACAAATTGAAAAAACTATTGTTGAAAAAACGAAGAATATGCAAAAGGAACTGTTCAATAAAGCAACTAATATAGGAAAGGACTATGCATTACAAGACAAAAATAACACCATATTAGATATCAAATTCTTTGATGAAATTAAGGGGAATCAAAAGGTTTTGGAAAAGATTGTTCAATCATATTCcaaaaataacaaaaatttgagttatttctttattattattgatgaaaataatacCTATTGTGTTTTGGAGGTCAAGGATTCCTTGAAAACTAAAAATGTGCAAGCCGATTTATTTATGAAGGAAATTATGAAATCTGTTCTTGGGCATTCAGGAGGAAGTAAAAACAAGGCATTTGGGTCAGTGGAGAAGGATAAAGGAAATGTTATCAAGGAGCTTGCCGAACaaatgttaaaaaaatatcaataa